A window of Thermosynechococcus sp. NK55a contains these coding sequences:
- the dapF gene encoding diaminopimelate epimerase: MSLSFQKYQGLGNDFLLIDNRHQEELLLSPEQAQYWCDRHFGVGADGVSFLLRGTGESDYRMRMYNADGSVAEMCGNGIRCLAKFIFALEGRSGGEIVRYRIDTLAGLIVPEVQADGQVTVDMGKPQLLAQQIPTTLAAADQKVIDVPLTVGDRQWLVTCVSMGNPHCVTFVEDVAALDLAVIGPQFEHHPAFPQRTNTEFVQVLGSDRLRMRVWERGAGMTLACGTGACATLVAAVLTGCLSPGGDQAQATVELPGGNLQIRWDLPSQHLYMTGPALAVFSGTLP, from the coding sequence ATGAGCCTATCTTTTCAGAAGTACCAAGGGTTAGGTAACGATTTCCTCCTCATTGATAATCGCCATCAGGAAGAGCTGCTTTTAAGTCCGGAACAAGCCCAATACTGGTGCGATCGCCACTTCGGCGTGGGTGCGGATGGGGTCAGTTTTTTACTGCGGGGAACTGGAGAAAGTGATTACCGCATGCGGATGTACAACGCTGATGGCTCAGTGGCGGAAATGTGCGGCAATGGCATTCGCTGTTTGGCCAAGTTCATTTTTGCCCTTGAGGGTCGCTCCGGCGGTGAAATTGTGCGCTACCGCATTGACACCCTTGCCGGTCTCATTGTGCCGGAGGTACAAGCGGATGGTCAGGTCACCGTGGATATGGGCAAACCCCAACTTTTGGCGCAGCAGATTCCCACCACCTTGGCAGCCGCAGATCAAAAAGTGATTGATGTTCCCCTCACGGTGGGCGATCGCCAGTGGTTGGTGACATGCGTGAGTATGGGCAATCCCCACTGCGTCACCTTTGTGGAGGATGTAGCTGCCCTGGATTTAGCTGTGATTGGTCCCCAGTTTGAGCATCACCCCGCTTTTCCCCAGCGCACCAATACTGAGTTTGTGCAAGTCCTAGGGAGCGATCGCCTGCGGATGCGCGTCTGGGAACGGGGAGCCGGTATGACCCTTGCCTGTGGAACGGGAGCCTGTGCCACCCTAGTCGCTGCTGTTTTGACTGGTTGCCTGAGTCCTGGGGGCGATCAAGCCCAAGCCACGGTTGAACTGCCAGGGGGCAATCTCCAGATTCGCTGGGATTTGCCTAGCCAACATCTGTATATGACCGGGCCTGCCCTTGCAGTCTTTAGCGGTACCTTGCCCTAG
- a CDS encoding V4R domain-containing protein: MTMTSSPPQAAAGDRYGVDHLLRKKYPKRHHHYAFWDFFHFDSDRGTYTDWNNARNLLVTEDFIIGLIEGLEEEVGPASSVVMYKIGEEWGRRDAQFFAEWFPREYGYEQGIKQMRLPYVLEAWWWPCTTQGWGNWEVDLSEQKHGFMFINIFDSAVARTLGDVGRPVCHLYAGLFAGFFSGLVQKELGCIEIQCYAMGETYCKFVLGKQDRIDAVAFWQNEGASAKDIEKRLRSGELVYEKPKR, translated from the coding sequence ATGACCATGACCAGTTCCCCACCCCAAGCCGCCGCCGGCGATCGCTACGGTGTTGACCATCTCCTGCGCAAAAAATACCCGAAACGCCACCATCACTACGCTTTTTGGGACTTCTTTCACTTCGATAGCGATCGCGGTACCTACACGGATTGGAACAATGCCCGCAACCTCCTGGTGACCGAAGATTTTATCATTGGTCTCATTGAAGGTCTGGAAGAGGAAGTGGGACCTGCTTCCAGTGTCGTTATGTACAAAATTGGCGAAGAATGGGGCCGGCGCGATGCTCAGTTTTTTGCAGAGTGGTTTCCCAGGGAATATGGCTATGAGCAGGGGATCAAGCAAATGCGGCTTCCCTATGTCCTCGAAGCGTGGTGGTGGCCCTGCACGACCCAAGGCTGGGGGAACTGGGAAGTGGATCTCAGCGAGCAAAAACACGGCTTCATGTTCATCAATATCTTTGATTCGGCAGTGGCCCGCACCCTAGGAGATGTGGGACGGCCAGTTTGCCACCTCTATGCAGGACTATTTGCTGGTTTCTTTAGCGGCTTGGTTCAAAAAGAACTCGGTTGTATTGAAATCCAGTGCTACGCCATGGGTGAAACCTACTGCAAATTTGTCTTAGGCAAGCAGGATCGCATTGACGCGGTTGCCTTCTGGCAGAACGAAGGAGCCTCTGCCAAAGATATTGAAAAACGGCTCCGCAGTGGAGAATTGGTTTATGAGAAGCCTAAACGGTAG
- a CDS encoding tetratricopeptide repeat protein, which produces MEDRHRNSQAASRGLGPLEWGATGLAVVLSVAAAATQQTILSAIAPLPLSLAVGLNLVSRKKLADQFQVFGQQQEAKMAELVASQGQQQSELGHLALALAQVRDRLEDVQKQVMQLNQGAQHLHDYTRILDTEQKEIEQVLDCLREIEKNTQVIQVNPSHAKAYYNRGLTHQRLGDVEAAILDYTEAIRLNDTYAKAYHNRGVARSTVGDRKGAVEDLRTAAKLFFEQGDISSYQRARDLAKRIHEVGSIEQDNKELPLEILFS; this is translated from the coding sequence ATGGAAGACCGTCATCGCAATTCCCAAGCTGCTAGTAGGGGTCTAGGCCCCCTTGAATGGGGAGCAACGGGGTTAGCAGTTGTCTTATCTGTGGCTGCTGCTGCGACGCAACAGACAATTTTGAGCGCGATCGCCCCCTTGCCCCTTTCGTTGGCGGTGGGTTTAAACTTAGTGAGCCGTAAAAAACTGGCTGACCAGTTCCAAGTCTTTGGCCAACAACAGGAGGCCAAAATGGCTGAACTGGTGGCGTCCCAAGGGCAGCAGCAGTCAGAGTTGGGTCACCTCGCCCTTGCCCTTGCTCAGGTGCGCGATCGCCTTGAGGATGTGCAAAAACAGGTGATGCAACTCAACCAAGGGGCACAGCATCTCCATGACTACACGCGCATTCTCGACACGGAGCAAAAAGAAATTGAACAGGTTCTTGACTGCCTGCGGGAAATTGAGAAAAATACCCAAGTTATCCAAGTGAATCCCAGCCATGCCAAGGCCTACTACAACCGCGGTCTGACCCATCAGCGTCTAGGGGATGTCGAAGCAGCCATTCTCGATTACACAGAAGCGATTCGCCTCAACGATACCTATGCCAAGGCCTATCATAATCGCGGTGTGGCCCGCTCAACGGTGGGCGATCGCAAGGGAGCAGTAGAGGATCTGCGTACAGCAGCGAAGCTGTTCTTTGAACAGGGGGATATTAGCAGTTATCAGCGAGCACGGGATCTGGCCAAGCGCATCCATGAAGTGGGGAGTATTGAACAGGACAATAAAGAACTACCCTTAGAAATCCTCTTCTCCTAG
- the larC gene encoding nickel pincer cofactor biosynthesis protein LarC, with protein sequence MTVAYFDCPTGVAGDMCLGALLDLGVPLDYLQSQLAKLGIADEFELTTETVQRKGQRGLKAQVHLRDRPSHHYRHWPEIADQIRAAHLPDRARDWSLKVFEALAIAEGAVHGIEPEKVHFHEVGAVDALVDIVGTCLGLDYLDVSHIYCSALPTGGGMVKAAHGQLPVPVPAVLQLCQTYQVPLYSNGIEKELVTPTGAALVCALSEGFGAPPAMTLKRVGLGAGTQELPLPNLLRLWLGTPPNSAETGTAKTIVELQTQLDDMPPQALSYACEQLYAVGAIEVFCQPITMKKSRLGVLVTLLCPPSAEAACVQTLFRETTTLGLRRQVQERYVLERQIQEIPTSFGKVRVKVAAHQGQRINVQPEYEDCAALARQHQQPWQMVYQEALAVALQLWPLG encoded by the coding sequence ATGACGGTTGCCTATTTTGACTGCCCTACTGGTGTGGCTGGGGATATGTGCTTGGGTGCCCTCCTTGATCTGGGGGTTCCCCTTGACTATCTTCAAAGCCAATTAGCGAAGTTAGGGATTGCCGATGAGTTTGAGTTGACTACGGAAACGGTACAGCGCAAAGGACAGCGGGGCCTAAAGGCACAGGTACATCTGCGCGATCGCCCCTCCCACCACTATCGCCATTGGCCGGAGATTGCCGACCAAATCCGGGCTGCCCATCTCCCCGATCGCGCCCGCGACTGGAGCCTTAAGGTTTTTGAAGCCTTGGCCATTGCTGAGGGTGCCGTGCATGGCATTGAGCCAGAAAAAGTGCATTTCCATGAAGTGGGGGCCGTGGATGCCCTTGTGGATATTGTCGGCACCTGCTTGGGGTTGGATTACCTCGATGTGAGTCACATTTACTGCTCGGCTCTACCCACTGGGGGCGGAATGGTCAAAGCGGCCCATGGTCAGCTGCCAGTTCCTGTGCCTGCTGTTCTGCAACTGTGCCAAACCTATCAAGTGCCCCTCTACAGCAATGGCATTGAAAAAGAACTAGTCACGCCTACGGGAGCTGCTCTTGTTTGTGCCCTCAGTGAGGGATTTGGTGCGCCGCCAGCAATGACATTGAAACGGGTGGGCTTAGGCGCCGGCACTCAAGAGCTGCCCCTACCCAATCTATTGCGCCTCTGGTTGGGAACGCCGCCGAATTCAGCAGAAACAGGCACCGCAAAAACGATTGTGGAACTGCAAACCCAACTGGATGACATGCCCCCCCAAGCCCTTAGCTATGCCTGTGAACAACTCTATGCCGTCGGTGCCATTGAGGTCTTTTGTCAGCCGATAACGATGAAAAAATCGCGCTTGGGAGTGTTGGTTACGTTACTGTGTCCCCCCAGTGCAGAGGCCGCCTGTGTGCAGACGCTCTTCCGTGAAACCACAACCCTGGGGCTACGGCGTCAAGTACAGGAGCGCTATGTTCTAGAGCGGCAAATACAGGAAATCCCAACCTCCTTTGGAAAAGTGCGGGTGAAAGTAGCGGCGCACCAAGGACAGCGGATCAATGTCCAGCCGGAATACGAAGACTGTGCCGCCCTTGCTCGTCAACATCAGCAACCTTGGCAGATGGTCTATCAAGAGGCTTTGGCAGTGGCACTGCAACTGTGGCCCTTAGGCTAG
- a CDS encoding serine/threonine-protein kinase codes for MATAHAALSSRYRLVDLAGQGQYGQVYLAVHRQSGALVAIKVLNEQQLLTRGFLRELNFLLTLQHPHVVGCQAIDYIRLHHSPQVRRSLVMDYCAGGTLRSLLEQEQALPLTTALRLTLDVLAALAYAHHRGILHCDLKPENILLEVTATGWQAKVSDFGVARLIEDVKGSGQTGSPAYMAPERFYGQTLPASDLYAVGILMYEMIVGDRPFHGTPAELMAAHLSRPYTLPEGLPFLVRSTIAKALDKLPQRRYKSAAEMTMAVQLALEIIEAECHEQPLLFSRSPAAVWLGEPQGFSLPRPPRPVASTATSFYGVVGDRLWAWQSRDSQPEVIGQWPLPPLPLQLYGGQLRAWLRLQGLPPQLYCIDEQQIPLGCRLLPTHNRLAIDASGYWCAETEIDSDVGTLRLHVQQLNGQGERTLCCGWQGRVWVDTLLLNRRYGAVISRSQHPETAHPITHFQLFDRRGHWRLYTQLPAHLTLFTPAHNQPWQVAAFEDHPQQPLLMLLHLRPWRIQRLGLRFRPQFLCATPWGYVVAGRHSLSLVTHSGEIVGTADSEPQIDGLGFTGDRHLWLIRRQGSECVIQTWDITTWDIDLIL; via the coding sequence TTGGCCACAGCGCATGCTGCCTTAAGTTCGCGTTACCGGCTGGTGGATCTTGCAGGTCAGGGCCAGTACGGACAGGTCTACTTGGCAGTTCATCGCCAGTCGGGGGCACTGGTCGCAATTAAGGTACTCAATGAGCAGCAATTGTTGACCCGTGGCTTTTTACGGGAGTTGAATTTTCTCCTGACGCTGCAGCATCCCCATGTGGTTGGCTGTCAAGCAATTGACTATATTCGCCTGCACCATAGCCCCCAAGTGAGACGCAGTTTGGTGATGGACTATTGTGCTGGGGGGACATTGCGATCGCTCTTAGAACAAGAACAGGCCTTACCCCTGACGACCGCCTTGCGCCTCACACTGGATGTTCTCGCAGCCTTGGCCTATGCCCATCATCGCGGCATTCTCCACTGCGATCTCAAACCGGAAAATATCCTGCTGGAGGTAACTGCTACGGGTTGGCAGGCAAAAGTATCCGATTTTGGCGTGGCGCGGCTAATTGAGGATGTCAAGGGCAGCGGTCAAACCGGATCCCCTGCCTATATGGCACCGGAGCGTTTCTATGGTCAGACGCTACCCGCTTCAGATCTCTATGCAGTGGGGATCCTCATGTACGAAATGATTGTTGGCGATCGCCCCTTCCACGGTACCCCTGCTGAACTCATGGCTGCCCACCTCAGCCGCCCCTATACCCTTCCCGAGGGACTGCCCTTTCTGGTGCGGAGCACTATTGCTAAGGCATTAGATAAATTACCGCAGCGCCGCTATAAAAGTGCAGCGGAAATGACGATGGCTGTGCAACTCGCTCTCGAGATCATCGAAGCAGAGTGTCATGAGCAGCCTCTATTGTTTTCTAGGTCACCGGCGGCGGTTTGGCTGGGGGAACCCCAAGGTTTTTCTTTGCCGCGACCGCCCCGACCGGTTGCCAGCACGGCCACAAGTTTCTATGGGGTGGTGGGCGATCGCCTGTGGGCTTGGCAAAGCAGGGATTCTCAGCCTGAAGTGATCGGTCAATGGCCGCTGCCACCCCTACCGCTTCAACTCTATGGTGGCCAGTTGAGGGCTTGGCTGCGGCTCCAGGGGCTGCCCCCACAGCTTTACTGCATTGATGAGCAGCAGATTCCCCTAGGATGTCGTCTGCTGCCCACCCACAACAGGTTAGCCATTGATGCCAGTGGTTACTGGTGTGCAGAAACCGAGATTGATAGTGATGTTGGCACATTGAGGCTGCATGTCCAACAACTGAATGGTCAAGGAGAGCGCACACTTTGCTGTGGGTGGCAGGGACGGGTGTGGGTCGATACACTCCTGCTCAATCGTCGCTATGGCGCGGTGATTAGTCGCTCCCAACATCCTGAAACGGCCCATCCCATCACTCATTTTCAACTCTTTGACCGCCGAGGACACTGGCGACTCTACACCCAACTGCCTGCCCACTTGACGTTGTTCACCCCTGCCCATAACCAACCATGGCAAGTAGCGGCGTTTGAGGATCATCCGCAGCAACCTCTACTGATGCTCCTACATTTGCGGCCTTGGCGGATTCAACGCTTGGGGCTGCGGTTTCGTCCTCAATTTCTCTGTGCCACACCTTGGGGCTATGTGGTGGCGGGTCGCCATAGTTTGAGTTTAGTGACCCACAGCGGCGAAATTGTCGGTACGGCGGACAGTGAACCGCAGATTGATGGCCTTGGCTTTACGGGCGATCGCCACCTTTGGTTGATTCGCCGGCAAGGAAGTGAGTGTGTGATACAAACCTGGGACATTACCACGTGGGACATTGACCTCATCCTCTAG
- a CDS encoding V4R domain-containing protein, with protein sequence MISVADLVKEPVIPGNYYAADAYVQGDFETGLIENRKGARLIALPDIFLQAIYAGLDQEVGQATGVVLFNCGRWWGKNFYRRFVAEVSEYYGRPLAEMEMVEFLQCLKECWKTHGWGRIDLDVSFYQQGFLVVTTWDSPFAAAAPKNTGQPQCAAEAGILESFFSQLTGRDLLCVQTACETLGATNNYFVLGLRERVEPAKAWLQEGQNHNTIMERLCRAQAA encoded by the coding sequence ATGATCTCCGTTGCTGATTTGGTCAAAGAGCCCGTCATCCCCGGCAATTACTACGCTGCCGATGCCTATGTGCAAGGGGATTTTGAAACCGGTCTCATTGAAAACCGCAAAGGTGCCCGTCTGATTGCCCTGCCGGATATTTTCCTCCAAGCCATCTATGCGGGCCTCGATCAAGAAGTAGGACAGGCCACTGGGGTGGTGCTATTCAACTGTGGTCGCTGGTGGGGCAAGAACTTTTACCGCCGTTTTGTGGCCGAGGTGAGCGAGTACTATGGCCGTCCCCTTGCGGAGATGGAAATGGTGGAGTTTCTCCAATGCCTCAAGGAATGCTGGAAGACCCACGGTTGGGGCAGGATTGATCTCGATGTGAGCTTCTACCAGCAGGGCTTTTTGGTGGTGACAACGTGGGATTCTCCCTTTGCGGCGGCGGCTCCCAAAAATACGGGTCAGCCCCAATGCGCTGCGGAAGCAGGGATTTTAGAATCCTTCTTTAGCCAATTGACCGGTCGCGATCTCCTCTGTGTGCAAACCGCCTGTGAAACCCTAGGGGCAACCAATAATTACTTTGTTTTGGGGTTGCGCGAGCGCGTTGAACCGGCCAAGGCTTGGCTGCAAGAGGGGCAGAATCATAACACGATTATGGAGCGACTCTGTCGCGCTCAGGCCGCTTGA
- a CDS encoding MGMT family protein — translation MKMNIGALTFQQKIYWLVKQIPLGRVATYGQIAALCGWPRHGRYVGYALYRLAPNSDIPWHRVVNAQGKISYAPQRRGTDELQRWRLEVEGIVFEGGDRINLRRYQWQPPTMVYQPVYQPLIWSEGAATDSAKAG, via the coding sequence ATGAAGATGAACATAGGGGCACTAACGTTTCAACAAAAAATTTATTGGCTAGTGAAGCAAATTCCCCTAGGGCGTGTGGCTACCTATGGCCAAATTGCCGCCCTGTGTGGCTGGCCTCGCCATGGGCGCTATGTGGGCTATGCCCTCTATCGGCTGGCACCCAATTCTGACATTCCATGGCACCGCGTGGTCAATGCTCAAGGCAAAATTTCCTATGCGCCCCAACGCCGCGGCACGGATGAATTGCAGCGCTGGCGCCTAGAGGTAGAGGGGATTGTTTTTGAGGGGGGCGATCGCATTAACTTGCGGCGCTACCAATGGCAGCCCCCCACAATGGTGTATCAACCGGTGTATCAACCGTTGATTTGGTCAGAGGGGGCAGCAACAGACTCTGCAAAAGCGGGATAA
- a CDS encoding 2Fe-2S iron-sulfur cluster-binding protein, whose translation MAKVVKLEPISREATINTNDNLLSAILDSELHVLKECGGRGLCATCHVYINEGMESLSPINKREQRTLEVITTANATSRLACQARVLGPGVVVELPSGMYINAVEDIESLIGRRAEQDILHPLDGRVLVEAGKLITRTMITQLKDTQVKVSEYLANTSDA comes from the coding sequence GTGGCCAAAGTTGTCAAGCTTGAACCCATCTCGCGCGAAGCGACAATTAACACCAACGACAATTTGCTCTCTGCTATCCTGGACTCTGAACTCCATGTGCTCAAGGAGTGTGGTGGGCGCGGGTTGTGTGCCACTTGCCATGTCTATATCAACGAGGGGATGGAGAGTCTTTCCCCCATCAATAAGCGGGAGCAACGCACCCTTGAGGTGATTACGACGGCAAATGCAACTTCCCGCCTCGCCTGTCAGGCACGGGTTCTGGGGCCGGGGGTAGTGGTAGAGCTTCCCTCAGGGATGTATATCAATGCAGTAGAAGATATTGAGTCTTTGATTGGGCGGCGGGCTGAGCAGGATATTTTGCACCCCCTCGATGGCCGCGTCTTGGTGGAGGCAGGTAAGCTGATTACGCGCACGATGATTACCCAGTTGAAAGATACCCAAGTTAAGGTGAGTGAATACCTCGCCAATACGTCGGATGCCTAA
- a CDS encoding Hfq-related RNA-binding protein, whose translation MTDEFNTALPSIRQVQTFIKDSTEVEVKLSTSDLVVGKVRWQDTNCLCVVDHYDQPTIIWKQAIVFIKPKLA comes from the coding sequence ATGACGGATGAATTTAACACGGCACTGCCTAGCATTCGCCAAGTACAGACCTTCATTAAAGATAGCACCGAGGTTGAAGTCAAGCTCAGCACCAGCGATCTTGTGGTTGGCAAAGTGCGCTGGCAGGATACGAATTGCCTCTGCGTTGTCGATCACTATGATCAACCCACAATTATTTGGAAGCAGGCCATTGTCTTTATTAAACCGAAGCTAGCCTAA